The following coding sequences lie in one Moritella viscosa genomic window:
- a CDS encoding ABC transporter, ATP-binding protein, translated as MLKVEGLSYSIGKAKLLDNISFQVDKGQTLAVVGESGAGKTLLAKLLLGIEPKVGAASGSININGHNSRTFSELQWQKVRGKLIGMVSQEPLSALNPVKRVEWLLKRAIALHHKSGTSFRAGNTALLNQRIDDLLEQVGLTSDLKTRYPHQLSGGQRQRLLIALAIVNNPTLLVADEPSTALDPEVRQQILLLLKQIQARTGMAIVLISHDLHMVRQVADQVMVLQHGKVIEHNQALLLFNTSKHEYTQALLRPMHFDPPISPSKRTLLNVNNLTVDVKSTGWWRAPQRLLDNINFSLNEGESIGIIGQSGSGKSTLAKALLRLIPATGSIYFDGHDWLNEKRRMLRLHRHKIQFVFQDTASSLNPRLTIAQTLTEGCLAQLQTENLLSRLDTIMADVGLPTAFLNRYPHQLSGGQRQRIMIARSLILSPKLLILDEPTTALDQENRYRMITLLKSIQEKRQISLVLITHDLTLLQALCHQVLILEQGTQIQCQSVSHWLSAENTYDKKEKEFNNESIGIVA; from the coding sequence ATGCTGAAGGTTGAAGGACTAAGTTATTCTATTGGAAAAGCTAAGCTGCTAGATAACATTAGTTTTCAAGTTGATAAAGGACAAACTTTAGCTGTGGTTGGCGAAAGTGGTGCTGGAAAAACCCTATTAGCCAAGTTATTACTTGGTATTGAACCTAAAGTGGGGGCGGCGAGTGGATCTATTAATATTAATGGACATAATAGCCGCACTTTTTCTGAACTGCAGTGGCAGAAGGTGAGAGGAAAGCTGATTGGAATGGTGTCGCAAGAACCCTTATCGGCACTCAATCCAGTGAAACGTGTCGAGTGGCTGCTTAAACGAGCAATTGCATTACATCATAAATCGGGTACGTCATTTAGAGCGGGTAATACTGCGTTATTAAATCAACGTATTGATGATTTGCTTGAACAAGTCGGTTTAACTTCAGACTTAAAAACACGTTACCCACATCAATTGTCAGGAGGGCAGAGGCAAAGACTGCTTATTGCGCTGGCGATTGTGAATAATCCTACGTTACTTGTTGCAGATGAGCCGTCGACGGCACTTGATCCCGAGGTGCGTCAGCAAATTTTGCTGTTGCTAAAGCAGATCCAAGCTCGAACAGGCATGGCTATCGTTCTCATCTCGCATGATTTACACATGGTAAGACAAGTTGCAGATCAAGTGATGGTATTACAACATGGTAAGGTGATCGAGCATAACCAAGCCTTACTTTTATTCAACACGTCTAAGCATGAATATACGCAAGCCTTGCTGAGACCTATGCATTTTGATCCCCCTATTTCTCCGAGTAAGCGAACCTTGCTTAATGTAAATAACTTAACTGTTGATGTTAAGTCTACAGGCTGGTGGAGAGCACCGCAGAGGTTATTGGATAATATTAATTTTTCGTTGAATGAAGGCGAAAGTATTGGAATCATAGGTCAGAGTGGTTCAGGAAAGTCCACGTTAGCAAAAGCGCTACTAAGACTTATTCCTGCGACAGGCTCAATTTATTTTGATGGTCATGATTGGCTTAATGAAAAACGTCGAATGTTACGACTCCATCGGCATAAAATACAATTCGTATTTCAAGATACCGCCTCTAGCTTAAACCCTAGGCTAACGATTGCCCAAACACTCACAGAAGGGTGTTTGGCTCAATTACAAACAGAAAACCTATTATCTCGACTCGATACGATCATGGCTGATGTGGGTTTACCTACAGCGTTTTTAAACCGTTATCCACATCAATTATCAGGCGGACAACGTCAGCGTATTATGATCGCGAGATCCTTAATTCTGTCACCTAAGTTATTAATTTTAGACGAGCCCACGACAGCGTTAGATCAGGAAAATAGATACCGAATGATCACGTTACTGAAGTCGATTCAGGAAAAACGCCAAATCAGCCTAGTATTGATTACCCATGATTTAACCTTACTTCAAGCACTATGCCATCAAGTATTAATATTAGAGCAGGGTACTCAGATACAATGTCAATCTGTTAGTCATTGGCTGTCAGCTGAAAATACATATGATAAAAAAGAGAAGGAATTTAATAATGAATCCATTGGAATCGTTGCTTGA
- a CDS encoding ABC transporter, permease protein codes for MMDVGQDDLNLPDNSKKSSRRLSTLKRGKYAAIVFFILFFVSLFAELIANDKPLLISYKGELFFPILVSYPETQFGGDFDSEADYTDPFLSEQIAKQGWALWSFVHYSYSTINYELSYPSPPTSENWLGLDDQGRDVFARLLYGIRISLGFSFFITINIALLALVAGTLQGYLGGLTDLFGQRVSEIWGSVPVMFVVMIVSSLIQPSFFTLSMILALFGWHYLAQLVRAEVLRTRQLEYIQSALIVGVPDWRVIWRHIMPNALIATLSSLPFVFSGALGSLITLDFLGFGLPVGYPSLGELISQGKNNLHAPWLGLTGCGAILLIVTLVVLMSEAIQEWLSPYKDKYHAEG; via the coding sequence ATGATGGATGTTGGCCAGGATGATTTAAATTTGCCTGATAATTCAAAGAAGAGCAGTCGTCGATTGAGTACACTAAAACGAGGTAAATATGCTGCGATTGTTTTTTTTATATTGTTCTTTGTTAGCCTATTTGCAGAATTAATCGCGAATGATAAACCGCTACTTATTAGTTATAAGGGCGAATTATTTTTTCCTATTCTAGTCAGTTACCCCGAAACTCAGTTTGGTGGCGATTTTGATTCAGAAGCAGATTATACCGATCCTTTTTTGAGTGAACAGATTGCAAAGCAAGGCTGGGCGTTATGGTCGTTTGTACATTACAGCTACAGTACTATCAATTATGAGCTGAGTTATCCGTCACCTCCAACATCCGAAAACTGGTTAGGGTTGGATGATCAGGGGCGGGATGTTTTTGCTCGGCTTCTTTATGGCATACGTATTAGCCTTGGTTTCTCCTTCTTTATTACCATTAATATTGCGTTGTTAGCGTTAGTTGCAGGTACGTTGCAAGGGTATTTGGGTGGGTTAACAGATCTGTTTGGTCAGCGTGTTAGCGAAATTTGGGGGTCGGTTCCCGTGATGTTTGTTGTGATGATTGTATCAAGTCTTATTCAGCCGAGTTTCTTTACCTTAAGTATGATTCTAGCCTTGTTTGGTTGGCATTATTTAGCGCAGTTAGTGCGAGCTGAGGTATTAAGAACACGTCAGTTGGAATATATCCAGTCTGCGCTTATTGTTGGTGTTCCTGATTGGCGGGTAATTTGGCGACACATTATGCCAAATGCACTTATTGCTACATTAAGTAGTTTACCGTTTGTATTTTCTGGGGCTTTAGGCTCGCTAATTACGTTAGATTTTCTGGGGTTCGGATTACCTGTCGGTTACCCTTCTTTGGGGGAATTGATTTCGCAAGGTAAAAACAATTTGCATGCCCCTTGGTTAGGATTAACAGGCTGTGGTGCTATTTTACTCATTGTGACATTAGTCGTGCTGATGAGTGAAGCAATACAAGAATGGTTGAGCCCTTATAAGGATAAATATCATGCTGAAGGTTGA
- a CDS encoding ABC transporter, permease protein, which produces MLNLYFIRRLLLVFPTLFIIISLNFFLLQWLPGGPIEAALAKQQGIDSSANALFDETDQITNGQLIDDQLRDKIAREYGFDKPIWQRYTETLSRYLSFDLGNSYFSKRPVTELIFSKLPVSLSLGFWTLFLTYLIAIPLGVMKANKQGGMFDSTSSLLLFIAYAVPTFIIAIMLLILFAGGVFSWFPLRGLVSANHADLSVTGQLLDYFWHLCLPVAACVASGLASLTVLTRNSIIDQMAQPYLDTAICMGESRTSAIFNHVLPNSMLVIVARLPSDLLSIFIGGTLLVEIVFSLDGVALLGFEALLERDYPVVLGILYCYSLLGLVLNLVGDLIYRWVDPRVDFSEVNG; this is translated from the coding sequence ATGCTTAATCTTTATTTTATTCGTCGTTTGCTGTTAGTATTTCCGACGCTGTTTATTATTATCTCGTTAAATTTTTTCTTGCTTCAGTGGTTGCCTGGAGGGCCTATAGAGGCTGCCTTAGCCAAGCAGCAAGGTATTGATAGTTCGGCAAATGCGCTTTTCGATGAGACTGACCAAATAACTAATGGTCAGCTTATTGATGACCAGTTGCGAGACAAAATTGCGCGAGAATATGGTTTTGATAAGCCTATATGGCAACGCTATACTGAAACGCTCAGTCGTTATTTATCATTCGATTTAGGGAACAGTTATTTTAGTAAGCGTCCTGTTACGGAATTAATTTTTTCGAAGCTGCCAGTCTCTTTATCCTTGGGGTTTTGGACTTTGTTCCTAACCTATTTAATCGCAATACCATTAGGGGTGATGAAGGCGAATAAACAAGGTGGTATGTTTGATTCGACATCAAGCTTACTGCTGTTTATCGCTTATGCAGTGCCGACTTTTATTATCGCTATTATGTTATTGATTTTATTTGCTGGTGGTGTTTTTAGCTGGTTTCCGCTGCGGGGACTGGTTTCTGCAAATCATGCTGATTTATCCGTTACAGGGCAGCTCCTCGATTACTTTTGGCATTTATGTTTACCTGTTGCAGCCTGTGTTGCCAGTGGATTGGCTTCGCTAACTGTCTTAACACGTAATTCTATTATTGACCAAATGGCTCAACCTTATTTAGATACGGCTATTTGCATGGGGGAAAGTCGGACAAGCGCAATCTTCAATCATGTATTACCGAATAGTATGTTAGTGATCGTAGCTCGCTTACCTTCAGACTTACTGTCAATTTTTATTGGTGGCACCTTGCTCGTTGAAATCGTATTTTCATTAGATGGTGTTGCATTATTAGGTTTTGAGGCGCTATTGGAACGAGATTACCCAGTGGTATTAGGTATTCTATATTGTTATTCGTTACTGGGTCTTGTTTTGAATTTGGTTGGTGATTTGATATATCGTTGGGTTGATCCTCGCGTTGATTTTTCCGAGGTGAACGGATGA
- a CDS encoding ABC transporter, extracellular solute-binding protein has product MDIQQSIRRLLGGSLVLIATFSHPVLAEYTSHGISLYGEPKYTENFSNFDYANPNAPKQGELVMAEMGSFDSLHQFIDLGKKSRGLFWLYDRLTVRGHDKDEIKTRYGWLAEKMTIADDYSSVIYFLRKEAKFSDGYPVTAEDVAHSLNLYRESGLSNIKSRFKMVKSVEVIDPLTIKINFGGDGSRLQILNSGNLPVLPKHIWQHKDFTQPSLDIPIGSGPYKVTSVDPGRGIVYELRDDYWGKNLPVNKGKYNFKNIKVEYFRDRNAAVQALKTNDVNYIAETNLLRWNKLYQGDVFNSGTVVKDKINYDAPSFVTAMVFNLRQAKFADRRTREALVTAFDFEWLNKKAFNNQYTRATSLFNNSFLAAEGLPTAQEKAILTPLSAQLPEQVLSSEFTLPSTDGSGRNRKNLLTAQALLKEAGWKVKNNKLVHSVTGEVMTINFLLPSPTMKPAIGAYIQTLKKLGISSNITIKTGTEYYKLLMQRKFDMTPSQYKVRIPPNTELRSSLKSEFAGVASSYNISGIQDPAIDNLVEGLVQSDRYVDTQAYGRALDRVLKWNYYYLPLWARNFQLVAYQNYIEKPLQAPKYGYEVEFWWDERSK; this is encoded by the coding sequence ATGGACATACAACAATCTATTCGTCGGTTATTAGGGGGCTCGTTAGTTTTAATCGCAACATTTAGTCACCCTGTGTTGGCCGAATATACCAGTCATGGTATCAGCTTGTATGGTGAACCAAAGTATACCGAAAACTTTAGCAATTTTGATTACGCGAATCCTAATGCGCCTAAACAAGGTGAGTTGGTGATGGCTGAAATGGGAAGCTTTGATTCTTTACATCAATTTATCGATTTAGGTAAAAAGTCGAGAGGATTATTCTGGCTTTATGATCGCTTAACTGTTCGTGGTCACGATAAAGATGAGATTAAAACGCGTTATGGCTGGTTAGCTGAAAAGATGACAATTGCTGATGATTATTCTTCAGTTATTTACTTTTTAAGAAAAGAAGCAAAGTTTAGCGACGGTTATCCTGTTACTGCTGAAGATGTTGCGCACTCGCTAAATCTGTATCGTGAAAGTGGTTTAAGTAATATTAAATCACGTTTTAAAATGGTTAAGTCGGTAGAAGTTATTGACCCTTTAACGATAAAAATTAATTTTGGTGGTGATGGTAGCCGTTTACAAATCTTAAACTCGGGTAACTTACCTGTATTACCAAAGCATATCTGGCAACATAAAGACTTTACGCAGCCATCGCTTGATATACCCATTGGTTCTGGCCCTTATAAAGTAACCTCTGTGGATCCTGGTCGTGGGATTGTGTATGAATTGAGAGATGATTATTGGGGTAAAAACTTACCTGTCAATAAGGGGAAATATAACTTTAAGAATATCAAAGTCGAGTATTTCCGCGATCGTAATGCAGCAGTGCAAGCGCTTAAAACCAACGATGTAAATTATATTGCTGAAACGAATTTATTACGCTGGAATAAGTTATATCAAGGTGACGTGTTTAACTCTGGGACGGTTGTTAAAGACAAGATTAATTACGACGCACCTTCTTTTGTTACAGCGATGGTATTTAATTTAAGACAAGCTAAATTTGCTGACCGTAGAACGCGAGAAGCCTTGGTTACTGCGTTTGATTTTGAGTGGTTAAATAAAAAAGCATTTAATAATCAATATACTCGAGCTACAAGCCTGTTTAATAATAGTTTCTTGGCTGCAGAGGGATTACCCACTGCACAGGAAAAAGCGATATTAACCCCCTTGTCTGCGCAATTACCGGAACAGGTATTATCAAGTGAATTTACACTACCAAGCACAGATGGTTCAGGTCGTAACCGTAAGAATTTATTAACAGCACAAGCCTTATTAAAAGAGGCCGGTTGGAAAGTTAAAAATAATAAGTTGGTCCATAGTGTGACGGGCGAGGTGATGACAATTAACTTCTTATTACCATCGCCAACCATGAAACCTGCGATTGGCGCTTATATTCAAACACTGAAAAAATTGGGTATTAGTTCAAACATAACAATCAAAACAGGTACTGAATATTACAAATTATTAATGCAACGTAAGTTTGATATGACCCCAAGTCAATATAAAGTTCGAATTCCGCCAAATACTGAGTTACGTTCATCACTTAAATCTGAATTTGCGGGTGTTGCTTCAAGCTATAATATCAGTGGAATTCAAGATCCTGCTATTGATAACCTTGTCGAAGGACTTGTTCAGTCAGACCGTTATGTGGATACGCAGGCATACGGACGCGCATTAGATCGGGTGTTGAAATGGAATTATTACTATTTACCATTGTGGGCGCGTAACTTTCAGTTAGTTGCTTATCAGAACTATATTGAAAAACCGTTACAAGCACCAAAATATGGTTATGAAGTTGAATTCTGGTGGGACGAGCGCTCGAAGTAA
- a CDS encoding ABC transporter, permease protein: MNATLILSLLKGDYSKFIVAIFLSALSAAAGVSVIAFINEAISRLSVGADFPITLFFALIFLLFGLSYISQSQITRLGHRVVYELRLSISRRLMNMSVERIDQLGQPTILATLTKDITAISQAFNSLPFVVFGASVVLFTYAYLFWLSATFFIATLVMSTVSIIFGRRLMIASRDYKKRVRENDDVLFDSYDAMLRGRNELKLSQERRTSFYHSQLEPSAEQARILDTKADRLNVLNGSWINTSVLLLIALVLLMHTQFQIGTSEQVTGYALAILFLRSPLAGFVGSLPALIIGSVAYAKVSSLDLAEDKNELNSLPALQTSWKTLQLDQIEYDYPSEDGESGFSVGPINLTINQGELIFWVGGNGCGKSTCARLLTGLYSAHRGTITFSDTVINEHNIDWYRNHFSVVFADFYLFKNIINENGVKPDPELVEHYLTKLALNNKVEVVDGRLSTTELSQGQRKRLALLLAYLEDRSIIVLDEWAADQDPTFRRIFYTELLPELKARGKTIIAITHDDHYFHLADKLYRVDAGQLSLVKNDVNELTMEQAS, from the coding sequence ATGAACGCGACGTTAATTCTGTCTTTATTAAAAGGTGACTATTCAAAATTTATAGTTGCAATATTTCTCAGTGCTTTAAGTGCTGCAGCAGGCGTATCAGTTATCGCATTTATCAATGAAGCGATTAGTCGATTAAGTGTCGGTGCCGATTTTCCAATCACTTTATTTTTTGCTCTCATATTCCTATTATTTGGATTGAGTTATATCTCTCAATCTCAGATTACCCGGTTAGGTCATCGTGTTGTATATGAGCTACGGCTGAGTATTAGCCGAAGATTAATGAATATGTCTGTTGAGCGGATTGATCAGTTAGGCCAGCCGACTATTCTTGCGACTTTAACCAAAGACATAACCGCTATCAGCCAAGCGTTTAACAGTTTACCTTTTGTTGTTTTTGGCGCATCGGTTGTACTATTCACATATGCGTATTTGTTTTGGTTGTCAGCAACATTTTTTATCGCGACTCTGGTGATGAGTACGGTATCGATTATTTTCGGTCGCCGATTAATGATCGCATCTCGTGATTATAAAAAGCGAGTACGAGAAAATGATGACGTATTATTTGACAGTTATGATGCCATGCTGCGAGGCCGTAATGAGCTTAAATTAAGTCAAGAACGCCGTACGTCTTTTTATCACTCTCAATTAGAGCCTTCAGCAGAACAAGCGAGAATCTTAGATACAAAAGCAGATCGACTTAATGTTCTTAATGGCAGTTGGATAAATACATCGGTATTACTCTTGATTGCACTTGTTTTACTTATGCATACCCAATTCCAGATTGGGACATCGGAACAAGTGACGGGTTATGCACTGGCAATTCTGTTCTTGCGTTCGCCTTTAGCAGGATTTGTTGGTTCATTACCTGCGCTTATCATTGGTTCTGTCGCTTATGCCAAAGTATCATCGTTAGATTTAGCTGAAGACAAAAATGAACTGAATTCATTGCCTGCACTACAGACATCATGGAAAACACTTCAGCTAGACCAAATTGAATATGATTATCCGAGTGAAGATGGCGAATCAGGCTTTTCCGTTGGGCCAATTAATTTAACGATTAATCAAGGTGAGTTGATTTTCTGGGTTGGTGGGAATGGCTGTGGTAAGTCAACTTGCGCACGCCTACTTACCGGTTTATATAGTGCTCACCGTGGAACCATCACATTTTCTGATACTGTGATTAATGAGCATAATATTGATTGGTATCGTAATCATTTTTCTGTGGTATTTGCTGATTTTTATTTATTTAAAAATATTATTAATGAAAATGGGGTTAAGCCCGATCCAGAACTGGTTGAACACTACCTAACGAAACTCGCTTTAAATAATAAAGTTGAAGTTGTTGATGGTCGTCTTAGCACAACTGAGTTATCTCAAGGGCAACGTAAGCGTTTGGCATTATTGTTGGCATACCTTGAAGATCGCAGCATCATTGTACTTGATGAATGGGCCGCCGATCAGGATCCGACCTTCCGACGTATTTTTTATACCGAGTTACTGCCAGAGCTTAAAGCGCGCGGTAAAACGATTATCGCCATTACACATGACGATCATTACTTCCACCTTGCAGATAAATTATACCGTGTTGATGCAGGGCAACTATCCCTCGTTAAAAATGATGTGAATGAACTAACTATGGAGCAAGCTAGCTAA
- a CDS encoding ABC transporter, ATP-binding protein, whose protein sequence is MSLNENKSPLIRIKNLYKIFGKNEKKVLELVKAGKSKDAILAETGHTVGLSDINLDIYPGEIFVIMGLSGSGKSTLIRHFNRLIEPTAGEIEIAGSDVMQLKSKDLQDFRRNKMSMVFQRFGLMPHRTVLDNIGYGLQVQGVKKAERKKSATQWLETVGLDGYANQYPRQLSGGQQQRVGLARALCTDADILLMDEAFSALDPLIRSEMQDQLIELQEKLHKTIVFITHDLDEALRLGDRIAILRDGVLVQQGSPVDILLNPIDDYVEAFVKDVNRARALTVETVMQPQIFRISAETIGEAVLQMRKSKQDYGYVVNENGYQGVITQDTLDNVEKRDYSNVLDASLLDAVPGVQSDALLETVIPEMLDNQLPLPVLNVDGDVEGHLCRSTLAEVLSDQPSVEKDKLPDA, encoded by the coding sequence ATGAGTTTAAATGAGAATAAAAGCCCGTTAATTCGTATTAAAAATTTATATAAAATTTTTGGTAAAAATGAAAAGAAGGTACTTGAGCTAGTCAAAGCAGGTAAATCAAAAGATGCTATTTTAGCGGAAACGGGTCATACCGTTGGTTTGTCGGATATTAACCTGGATATTTATCCGGGAGAAATATTTGTAATCATGGGCTTATCTGGTTCGGGTAAATCTACCTTGATCCGTCACTTTAATCGCTTAATTGAACCTACAGCCGGTGAAATCGAAATTGCGGGTAGTGATGTCATGCAATTGAAGAGCAAAGACCTGCAAGATTTTCGTCGTAATAAAATGTCGATGGTATTCCAACGTTTTGGGTTAATGCCACATCGCACTGTGTTAGACAATATTGGTTATGGCTTGCAAGTGCAGGGCGTCAAGAAAGCGGAACGAAAGAAAAGTGCAACGCAATGGTTGGAAACTGTGGGTTTGGACGGTTATGCCAATCAATATCCAAGGCAGTTGTCCGGTGGTCAGCAGCAACGTGTCGGTTTAGCGCGGGCATTGTGTACCGATGCCGATATTCTGTTAATGGATGAAGCATTTTCAGCATTGGATCCTTTGATCCGCAGTGAAATGCAGGACCAGCTGATTGAACTACAGGAAAAGCTACATAAAACCATCGTCTTTATTACCCATGATCTCGATGAAGCACTACGATTAGGTGATCGCATTGCTATTTTGCGTGATGGGGTATTAGTACAACAAGGCTCACCTGTTGATATCTTACTTAACCCGATTGATGATTATGTTGAAGCCTTCGTCAAAGATGTAAATCGCGCGCGTGCATTGACGGTGGAAACTGTAATGCAACCGCAAATCTTCCGCATTTCGGCCGAGACAATCGGTGAAGCTGTATTGCAAATGCGCAAATCAAAGCAAGATTATGGTTATGTTGTTAACGAGAATGGCTATCAAGGGGTGATCACACAAGATACCTTAGATAATGTTGAAAAAAGAGATTACAGTAATGTCCTTGATGCGTCTTTATTGGACGCAGTGCCAGGCGTGCAAAGTGATGCGTTACTGGAAACTGTGATCCCTGAAATGCTGGATAATCAATTACCACTGCCGGTGTTAAATGTGGATGGTGATGTTGAGGGGCATTTGTGTCGTTCTACACTTGCCGAAGTATTAAGTGATCAACCGAGTGTGGAAAAGGATAAATTGCCTGACGCTTAA
- a CDS encoding putative ABC transporter, permease protein — MSDSSWLSEIPQLDRRQLLDIRKTLDGAYRSFSREYGDSIEAFFDPLLSFLIWFEKLLLGSPWWLVIAVLAVFAYIASRSWKLTLGVVLAFFLIGFFGMWDNTMRTMSIILVSTSLAVLIGIPIGISMARSDRVQSVVTPILDIMQTMPAFVYLIPVVMLLGIGKIPGVIAVIIYAVPPVIRLTNLGIRLVDKEVLEAATAYGASPMQRLFGVQLPLAMPNIMAGINQTIMMALAMVVIASMIGVKGLGQPVLKAITNQYFTLGLLNGLAIVVLAIIFDRISQSYAKRTLQNLGGH, encoded by the coding sequence ATGTCAGACAGTTCATGGCTTTCGGAAATACCGCAGCTAGATCGTCGCCAATTACTTGATATTAGGAAAACATTGGACGGCGCTTATCGTAGTTTTTCGCGTGAATACGGTGATAGTATTGAAGCGTTTTTTGATCCCTTACTTAGTTTTCTTATTTGGTTTGAAAAATTGTTACTTGGCAGCCCTTGGTGGCTAGTTATAGCCGTGTTAGCTGTTTTTGCTTATATTGCTAGCCGTTCTTGGAAATTAACCTTAGGTGTCGTTTTAGCCTTCTTCCTCATCGGATTCTTTGGGATGTGGGACAATACCATGCGAACCATGAGTATTATTCTTGTCTCTACCTCACTCGCGGTGCTTATTGGTATTCCTATCGGGATCTCGATGGCTCGTTCTGATCGTGTACAATCCGTTGTAACACCTATTTTAGACATAATGCAAACCATGCCCGCCTTTGTGTATTTGATCCCCGTGGTGATGCTATTAGGTATCGGTAAAATTCCGGGGGTTATTGCCGTTATTATTTACGCTGTACCGCCTGTTATTCGTTTAACGAACTTAGGTATCCGTCTTGTAGACAAAGAAGTACTAGAGGCGGCAACGGCTTATGGTGCTAGTCCTATGCAACGTTTGTTTGGTGTGCAGTTACCATTGGCAATGCCTAATATTATGGCTGGTATTAATCAGACTATTATGATGGCACTCGCTATGGTTGTGATTGCTTCTATGATTGGTGTAAAAGGTTTAGGTCAACCGGTATTAAAGGCAATCACCAACCAATACTTCACACTTGGTTTATTGAACGGCTTAGCCATTGTTGTACTCGCTATTATTTTTGATCGGATTTCGCAAAGTTACGCAAAACGTACGCTACAAAATTTGGGAGGGCACTAA
- a CDS encoding putative ABC transporter, substrate binding protein — protein sequence MRKTFATSLLLACSSLSTFANANECGSVTIADMSWNSATIIANIDRFILEHGFGCDAELVPGDTMATGTAMIEKGQPDIAPEFWSNAMKSALDKGVEEGRIRYAGATLTDGGEEGFWIPAYMVEKDPSLATIAGIKANAKLFKHPEDPDKSAFMICPSGWNCQITTTNLYEALDLADDGFDLIDPGSGAGLSGSIAKAYERKEAWFGYYWAPTAVLGKYDMVKVDFGSGIDEKHFKECITQEDCLEPKVTMFPPSAVDTVVTEKFAARAPEALAYLTARSFKNAQMNELLAWMEDEQADGEYSVEYFLTNYEDTWSQWVDSATAKKIKKAVSEL from the coding sequence ATGCGGAAGACTTTCGCTACCTCACTACTTCTTGCTTGTTCATCTCTTTCTACCTTCGCTAATGCAAATGAATGCGGCAGTGTTACCATTGCTGACATGAGCTGGAATTCAGCCACAATCATCGCTAATATTGATCGCTTTATTTTAGAGCATGGGTTTGGGTGTGATGCTGAACTCGTACCTGGTGATACAATGGCAACCGGTACGGCTATGATCGAAAAAGGTCAGCCTGATATTGCGCCTGAATTTTGGAGTAATGCCATGAAATCAGCCCTTGATAAAGGTGTTGAAGAAGGGCGAATTCGTTATGCTGGTGCCACCCTAACAGATGGCGGTGAAGAAGGATTTTGGATTCCTGCTTATATGGTCGAAAAAGACCCGAGTTTAGCAACTATTGCAGGCATTAAAGCCAACGCGAAACTATTTAAGCACCCTGAAGATCCGGATAAATCTGCATTTATGATTTGTCCATCAGGTTGGAACTGTCAAATTACAACAACGAATCTATACGAGGCTTTGGATCTTGCCGATGACGGGTTCGATTTAATTGATCCGGGTTCTGGTGCTGGCTTATCTGGCTCTATTGCCAAAGCCTATGAGCGTAAAGAAGCTTGGTTTGGTTATTATTGGGCGCCGACAGCTGTATTGGGTAAATACGATATGGTTAAGGTTGATTTTGGTTCAGGTATCGATGAAAAACATTTTAAAGAGTGTATTACTCAAGAAGATTGTTTAGAACCTAAAGTGACTATGTTTCCACCTTCTGCTGTAGATACTGTCGTGACTGAAAAGTTTGCGGCAAGAGCACCTGAAGCACTGGCTTACCTTACAGCCCGCTCATTCAAGAATGCTCAGATGAATGAATTACTTGCTTGGATGGAAGATGAGCAAGCTGATGGTGAATACAGTGTTGAGTACTTCTTAACAAACTATGAAGATACTTGGTCACAGTGGGTTGATTCAGCTACTGCGAAGAAAATCAAGAAAGCAGTCTCAGAACTATAG
- a CDS encoding HTH-type transcriptional regulator, MarR family, which produces MEKYEELLVSLRQVIRAIDIHSRQLNKQSGLTGPQLMVMQNIAMLDAPLAKDIAKEIALSAATVTTIIDRLESRALVIRTRSETDKRKVHLSLSVSGKLLLSSSPKPLQDHFIKRYQNLEEWEQSQLLSAVERIASMMDAEKLDAAPVLFVGQIQAEE; this is translated from the coding sequence ATGGAAAAGTATGAAGAATTATTAGTATCATTGCGTCAAGTGATCAGAGCCATTGATATACATTCTCGTCAGCTGAATAAACAGTCTGGTTTAACTGGTCCTCAACTCATGGTGATGCAAAATATTGCCATGCTTGATGCACCACTGGCGAAAGACATAGCGAAAGAGATCGCCTTAAGTGCTGCGACAGTCACGACGATTATTGACAGACTTGAGAGTCGGGCATTGGTGATTAGGACGCGAAGTGAAACCGATAAACGTAAAGTGCATCTGTCGCTGAGTGTATCAGGTAAATTATTACTGAGTAGTTCACCCAAGCCGCTTCAAGACCATTTCATCAAGCGTTATCAAAATCTTGAAGAGTGGGAACAAAGTCAGCTATTGTCAGCTGTCGAACGCATTGCTTCAATGATGGATGCAGAAAAACTAGATGCTGCGCCAGTATTATTTGTTGGTCAAATTCAGGCGGAAGAATAA